In Aquimarina sp. TRL1, a single window of DNA contains:
- a CDS encoding Crp/Fnr family transcriptional regulator: protein MDFIQASITDMYSSLDHKTYIDWENNSKLVSYKKGTTIIEEGQQRHKLFYLVKGSLKAYYYYKDRKIIDWFAFENEFITSSTSYFTDEPSLHIIQAMEDCVLLETDKSKVEMLCKKHHDFEHLFRIVLSRVIVQFRHRIVSLQFKTGYQRYRSLIEQYPKIELSAPLGDIASFLGITQETLSRIRGSKAI from the coding sequence TTGGACTTTATACAAGCTAGCATAACCGATATGTACTCTTCTCTTGATCATAAAACATATATTGACTGGGAGAACAACAGCAAACTGGTTTCCTATAAAAAGGGAACCACTATTATAGAAGAAGGGCAACAACGACATAAGTTGTTTTATCTGGTCAAAGGGTCCTTAAAAGCCTATTACTATTATAAGGATCGAAAAATAATTGACTGGTTTGCCTTTGAAAATGAATTTATCACCTCGAGCACCAGTTATTTTACGGATGAACCAAGCCTGCATATTATCCAGGCAATGGAAGATTGTGTCCTTCTGGAGACCGATAAGAGCAAAGTAGAAATGCTCTGCAAAAAGCACCATGACTTTGAGCATTTGTTCCGGATAGTGTTATCTCGGGTTATCGTACAGTTCAGGCATCGGATTGTCTCCCTTCAATTCAAAACCGGATATCAGCGATACCGCAGTCTGATCGAACAATATCCCAAAATCGAATTATCTGCTCCCTTGGGAGATATTGCATCTTTTCTGGGAATTACCCAGGAAACCCTGAGCAGGATCCGAGGGTCTAAAGCCATTTGA
- a CDS encoding helix-turn-helix domain-containing protein: MHTFRGKEYPCCTSLTMGIIGGKWKTVILYYLIDGSLRYNELRKKMPSVTERTLSLQLKTLEEDGIIKREVFTSKPPLKVVYSLTALGKTLIPLVQSIADWGNFAVKEFADQ; this comes from the coding sequence ATGCATACATTTAGAGGAAAAGAATACCCTTGTTGTACCAGTCTGACGATGGGAATTATCGGAGGAAAATGGAAAACAGTTATTTTGTATTATTTGATAGACGGAAGTTTACGATATAATGAACTGAGAAAAAAAATGCCATCAGTAACTGAACGTACTTTGAGTTTACAGTTAAAAACGCTGGAAGAAGATGGTATTATCAAAAGAGAGGTATTTACCTCAAAACCCCCGTTAAAAGTAGTATATTCTCTGACAGCATTAGGAAAAACACTGATTCCGTTGGTACAGTCTATAGCAGATTGGGGAAATTTTGCCGTAAAAGAATTTGCAGATCAATAA
- a CDS encoding DUF6463 family protein yields the protein MKSLNGTIIILTGIGHTLFGLSPSAFGKQFATFADHFFFKISEGLDEFPANNGQMNYENFAAFWFFYFGLLLIPLGIAVYHIEKNSGKIPKAVRFSYLALILVGIYMIPNSGMTFIMLPHALYMMIPKKSL from the coding sequence ATGAAATCATTAAATGGTACGATCATCATCCTTACAGGAATCGGACATACATTATTCGGGCTATCCCCTTCCGCTTTCGGGAAACAATTTGCAACATTTGCAGATCACTTTTTTTTTAAAATCAGTGAGGGACTAGATGAGTTTCCTGCTAACAACGGACAAATGAATTATGAAAACTTTGCCGCATTTTGGTTTTTCTACTTCGGTCTTCTGCTGATTCCATTGGGAATTGCCGTTTATCATATCGAAAAAAACTCCGGTAAAATCCCTAAAGCTGTTCGGTTTTCATATCTAGCACTGATATTAGTAGGTATCTATATGATTCCTAACTCTGGCATGACCTTTATAATGTTACCACATGCACTCTATATGATGATCCCTAAAAAAAGTTTATAA
- a CDS encoding FAD-dependent monooxygenase, whose translation MNSITIIGGGIGGIVTAICFEKLNIPYVLYERAAVLKEVGAGIWLSPNALQVLEWIDPKLLQAVQSSGNAFDSIRVTDHNLRPISDSNQQFALQKYGYTTMAIHRGKLQKILYDYATKENIVLNKTLKKYESYRDHITITFTDKSTVKTRFLIGADGINSTLRKQLFPGSTLRYTGQTCWRGIANYDLDISLTNIGCTLWGKKLQFGMSKLENGKVYWFAVRRSKMQQKDNLHTLKNTLTTLFSEFHPIVNTLIDNTPLEKIMRNDLFDLNLLERWHYQNICLIGDAAHSMTPDLGQGGAQAIEDAFYLSNFIHGIPKTEDAFDTFYTFRKPKVERLVKQSWNTSRMAITNRPLEILRNFILKYTPQKMMQQQMLTVYNIDTTIAHKNV comes from the coding sequence ATGAATTCTATAACAATTATTGGAGGGGGAATAGGAGGAATCGTAACAGCTATTTGTTTTGAAAAATTAAACATCCCTTATGTACTTTATGAAAGAGCTGCAGTTTTAAAAGAAGTTGGAGCGGGCATTTGGTTATCACCAAATGCCTTGCAAGTACTCGAATGGATTGATCCCAAATTACTACAGGCGGTACAATCTTCCGGAAATGCATTCGACAGTATTCGAGTAACAGACCATAATCTCCGCCCTATCTCAGATAGTAATCAACAGTTTGCCTTACAAAAATACGGATATACCACCATGGCAATTCACAGAGGAAAACTACAAAAAATCCTCTATGACTATGCAACCAAAGAAAACATCGTACTAAATAAAACCCTCAAAAAATACGAATCGTACAGAGACCACATAACCATAACATTTACAGATAAATCCACTGTAAAAACTCGCTTCCTTATCGGGGCTGATGGGATCAATTCTACCCTCAGGAAACAGCTATTCCCAGGCAGTACTTTGAGATATACCGGACAGACCTGTTGGAGAGGGATCGCTAATTATGACCTGGATATATCACTTACCAACATTGGATGTACCTTATGGGGAAAAAAGCTACAATTCGGGATGTCTAAACTAGAAAATGGAAAAGTATATTGGTTTGCCGTCAGACGTAGTAAAATGCAACAAAAAGACAATCTTCATACCCTGAAAAACACATTAACAACGTTATTTTCGGAATTCCATCCGATTGTCAACACTCTAATCGACAATACGCCTTTAGAAAAAATAATGAGAAATGACCTATTCGATCTGAACTTACTGGAACGATGGCATTATCAAAACATCTGCCTTATTGGAGACGCTGCACATAGTATGACTCCTGATTTGGGACAAGGAGGTGCTCAGGCCATTGAAGATGCTTTCTACCTTTCTAATTTTATCCATGGTATCCCAAAAACAGAAGATGCTTTTGATACATTTTACACCTTTAGAAAACCCAAAGTAGAAAGATTAGTCAAACAATCCTGGAACACATCCAGAATGGCAATCACAAACAGACCTCTGGAAATCCTGCGCAATTTCATCCTAAAATATACCCCTCAGAAGATGATGCAACAACAGATGCTAACTGTATATAATATTGATACAACCATTGCTCATAAGAACGTATAA
- a CDS encoding M91 family zinc metallopeptidase, translating into MKQKILLLLILTGTVFTACDHDSVAIEESTQTLETNQIVSQLKNDEPTKPAQNYTGPSSLKIKNWTSLSDRQKKAVKQVIKKINLAQTSRDRGTLYRVKIDTDGTLYQSDEWEYRDHTASVLANAFAFFVGGIPVWATGNDETEGSLFLRDVIDSPRQIEINVLTSGITQTRAEGNTITVNWNINDNRYINIDRNREGEASQRVSPTDVTLFHELIHALHIADRRDAQGYISHEVNRRINAANRTNYFLGNENIPREEYNTVGFGNTDPSAFTENNYRAWTGRPARVSYTNQNPHAPCGGACSDPLFCGSCSNNHDELK; encoded by the coding sequence ATGAAACAAAAAATTTTATTACTTCTCATTTTAACAGGTACAGTTTTTACTGCTTGTGACCATGATTCTGTAGCTATAGAAGAATCTACTCAAACACTTGAAACAAACCAAATCGTCTCTCAATTGAAAAATGATGAGCCTACAAAACCAGCTCAGAACTATACAGGTCCAAGCTCTTTAAAAATAAAAAACTGGACCTCTCTAAGTGATAGGCAAAAGAAGGCTGTAAAACAAGTAATTAAGAAAATTAACTTAGCACAAACCTCCAGAGACAGAGGTACTTTATACCGGGTAAAAATAGATACTGATGGAACCCTTTATCAAAGTGATGAGTGGGAATATCGAGATCATACTGCCAGTGTTCTTGCAAATGCTTTCGCTTTTTTTGTAGGAGGGATCCCGGTTTGGGCAACTGGAAATGATGAAACAGAAGGTTCCCTATTTCTGAGAGATGTAATTGATTCTCCCCGACAAATAGAAATCAATGTATTAACCTCTGGAATTACACAAACACGTGCAGAAGGGAATACTATAACTGTAAACTGGAATATTAATGATAATCGTTATATAAATATAGATCGTAATCGTGAAGGGGAAGCATCTCAGCGTGTATCACCTACCGATGTTACTTTATTTCATGAACTTATTCATGCGCTTCATATCGCGGATAGAAGAGATGCGCAAGGGTATATCTCTCATGAGGTCAACAGAAGAATTAATGCGGCCAATAGAACCAACTATTTTTTGGGTAATGAAAACATTCCTAGAGAAGAATATAATACTGTTGGTTTTGGGAATACAGATCCTAGTGCATTTACTGAAAATAACTACAGAGCCTGGACAGGTCGACCAGCCAGAGTCTCTTATACAAATCAAAATCCACATGCTCCATGTGGAGGGGCTTGCAGTGATCCTCTTTTTTGTGGTAGTTGCTCTAATAATCATGATGAGCTAAAATAA